The DNA sequence TAAGTTCGAAGCCATGCAGAAGGCCAGAGAGGAACGCGGTAAAAGGAAGAACCAGGAGGAGCGCCAGAGGAGGAGGGAGCAGTACGTTAGGGAGAAAGAATGGAGCCGTAGGAAGCAGCAGGTCACCCCACGGCAGCCTGAGTGTCCCCCGCATGGCGTGACATCGCTACTGACCCTGGGCAGGAGCCTAACCCTGCAGCATGCGGAGCAGAGCTGACACGTCCTAATGGGGAGCTTAGGGCCAAGCTTTAGAACAGCGCTTCCCAagccagtcctcggggaacccggacAGTCCAATCAgaaacaccgaatacctggtacaggtgcgctgggagtggagaggaagcaaaaacgtggactgtccggggttccccgagggcTGGGTCGGGAAGCACTGCTTTGGAAGAAGAACAGAAAATCTGTAATAAACATCACGGGTGTGACGTGCATGACAGAGTTAAGTGGCTGAAATCACCACTTTTGAAGGGGGGGTGGTCATTAATCAGAAGCCTGCTTGTGTGCATTCAAGCGAGGAACGCCACCCTCAGCTGCATGCGAGACACCAGCACGGCTCAGCCAGGGCACAGGAAGTAGCATTTATAAGAGCAGAATCCGAGGACATGATCTGCTCCAGCCCTCCGCGTGGCTTGTGGGGATCCCACCCATCCTCACTGGCACATGCTGTTGGAGGAATTATGGCGGACCACTGCGGCTTCAGGAGAGGATTCAGGATAAACCATGTCTGTACTCCCACAGATGAAAGAGCTCCTGGCGTCCAgcgacgaggaggaggaggcaaaGCCAGCCAAGCAGGAGAAATCATACGTCCCCAAGATAACAGGTAGGCCAGCAGGAACTGCGCGTGGGCCGGTCTGCTGCGTTTGTGCCTCGCTGGTGGTGAAGGAGCCCCGTGCCAACGTGAGAGCATCCATGTTGACAGGGAGTGTCAAGGGAAAGTTCGCTGAGATGGAGAAACagcggcaggaggaggagaggaagaaggcagaagaggagagacagaggcgtatcacacaggacacactggagaagACAAAGATCCAGAGGGAACTGGCCAAGAAAGCAGAGGAGGTGGGTGccctgggtggggtggggcggggcaggcACAGGGTGGGCGGGAATACATCTATAATCCTCCAGGGCAGCCGCCTCTGGGCTAACTTATGTGCCGGGCCTGTAGCATACATTTAACAGCAGGACATGGCCTGCCTCTATACACATGATTTTCATCTGGATCATGCAGCACCAAAGTCGCCCCTTAATCTCAGCCTAATGGAGGCCCTCATCCGCCTCAGGAGGATGTAGCTCCTTGTCTTTCATAAACACAAGGCAGAGGCCAAAATAAACCAGGGAAACGGCCAGGAGGGCAAGCCTGAAATAAACCATGCGCCTCAGAGGGGTAAACGCGAAGCCTCCAGCTCGGTGACTGTCTTCATTCAATTTCATTCACGCCTGGGAACATCACAGACATGGCTGCTGACCTTTATTAATGCACCACAAAGAGAAACGTGACGATGAGCACTTCTGTTTGTTTCTGGTTATGTTGTGATGAAGTCGGCCATCTTCCTGCAAAGCCACAGATGAAAGTTAGAGAGGGCAGGCTCCATGTCCTCTTGGGTGACATCTCCCCGCCCGGGCAGCTGCACCCCAGAGGCCAGCAGCGCCCTCTCACTCCTCACTCACCCTTCGTCATGCAGGAGGGGGACAGCTCCCTGCTCGTCAAGGTGGTGCCAAACAAACCCTCCAAGGCTCCAGGTAAGATCAAGGTGAACTTCGAGGAGCTGGGCAAGGCTCgagaagaggaggagaagaagaagtCAGAGGAGGAGAAGCAACAACGGTACGAGAAGCACAGGCGCTCCTTCAGAGAAGCCAAGAGGTGCTCCCAGCATCCAGAGGTGAGCTGTGTGTCACGTAGACCTGTCCCAttttgtagggggggggggggggggggggctatatgTCTGCAAGTCATTCATGCACAGAAACAGGAAACTTGGGAATGATATGTGCAAAACATTTAACCCTTTAGCGACACAGGTTTGTTTATCCAAAAAAATTTATTGCACATAAAAATCCTGCCAATCAGATATTTTAAACCGCTGTACTACAAGTATGTTGGTATGGTGTTCCTAAAGTAAGATTATTCACAACCTCACTGCATTGTACAATCTGTCACCCTACAAGGACGAAAATGAACCCAAGCCCACAGAGAAGGAGCAGATGACCCCAGGCAAGCTGAAGATGACTTTTGAGGAGCTGGAGAGGGAACGGCAGGAGCAACAGCGACAGCTGGCGGAGGAGGAGGCCCGGCGGCGCCTGGAGGAGGAGAGGCGGGCCTTCGAGGAGGCCCGGCTGCAGATGGTACCTCACACACGCCACCTGTAGCTCAGCAAGCCGGCAGACGTCACACCACTCCCACAGGGATGCCGATTCTCCCGTACTGGCATTTCAGGAAACCGGGAGCGAGGAGCTGAACCCTCTATCAACAAAGGAGGAGATCAGACCGGGGAAACTGAAGCTGAGCTTCGAGGAGCTGGAAAAGCAGAGGCTGGAGGGAGCACTTAAGCGCGTGGAGGAGGAGGCCAGGAAACGCATAGAAGAGGAGAAGGCGGCTTTCGCCGAGGCCAGAAAGAGCATGGTCAGCTGGGGTCTCCTCTGGGAGCAAAGCCAGGCCGAAAGGTCAGGTGAGTTTTCCGGCGAGGGCAGGGGCTTACAGCCTGACGCCCCTTTGCAGGTCCTCGACGACGATGGCGACATCCTCGCTGCCATGCTGAGCGCAGAGAACGCCAAGCCCGGCAAGCTGGCCATCAGCTTCGAGGACCTAGAGCGCCAGAGACAGGAAGAGGAGCACAGGAAGGCTGAAGAGGAGGCGAGGCGCCGGCTGGACGAGGAGAAGCGGCTCTTTGCAGAGGCACGCAGGAACATGGTAAGCCCAAAGAACTCTGGATGGACCGGTCAGCATGTGCCAGGCACTGCAAGGCTGCTGCTTCTGACCCCTGCTGTTAACACAGATAAAGCCACAGCAACAGCTATCAGGAGGAACCTCGTAGTCCAGGGGCGCCCAACTCCGGTCTTGGGGGGCCGgaccctgtgtagcttagttctttccctgtttcaccataaatgattcagctcaagagctgtgtggtaattagcacaaggagttgaatcaggtgtgttaaatgaggggaaacccaaaaatgtgcagggctctggccccccaggactggagttgggcacccctgtcgTAGTCACAGCATCCAGCCAGAGGCAGCTTCATAAGTCACGCCAAATCTCAGCAGCGGTGGAACTCCTCCGCATGTCCAAACACTTCAGAGATACAATAGTTTGAAATGGACATTTTTCAGTTTCgagtacactcacctaaaggattattaggaacacctgttcaatttctcattaatgcaattatctaatcaaccaatcacatggcagttgcttcaatgcatttaggggtgtggtcctggtcaagacaatctcctgaactccaaactgaatgtcagaatgggaaagaaaggtgatttaagcaattttgagcgtggcatggttgttggtgccagacgggccggcctgagtatttcacaatctgctcagtaactgggattttcacgcacaaccatttctagggtttacaaagaatggtgtgcaaagggaaaaaacatccagtatgcggcagtcctgtgggcgaaaatgccttgttgatgctagaggtcagaggagaatgggccaactgattcaagctgatagaagagcaactttgactgaaataaccactcgttacaaccgaggtatgcagcaaagcatttgtgaagccacaacacgcacaaccttgaggcggatgggctacaacagcagaagaccccaccgggtaccactcatctccattacaaataggaaaaagaggctacaatttgcacgagctcaccaaaattggacagttgaagactggaaaaatgttgcctggtctgatgagtctcgatttctgttgagacattcaaatggtagagtcagaatttggcgtaaacagaatgagaacatggatccatcatgccttgttaccaatgtgcaggctggtggtggtggtgtaatggtgtgggggatgttttcttggcacactttaggccccttagtgccaattgggcatcgtttaaatgccacggcctacctgagcattgtttctgaccatgtccatccttttatgaccaatatgtacccatcctctgatggctacttccagcaggataatgcaccatgtcacaaagctcgaatcatttcaaattggtttcttgaacatgacaatgagttcactgtactacaatggcccccacagtcaccagatctcaacccaatagagcatctttgggatgtggtggaactggagcttcgtgccctggatgtgcatcccacaaatctccatcaactgcaagatgctatcctatgaatatgggccaacatttctaaagaatgctttcagcaccttgttgaatcaatgccacgtagaattaaggcagttctgaaggtgaaagggggttaAACAcggtattagtatggtgttcctaataatcctttaggtgagtatttTGTTACTAATAGATTTTTAAATGTCAGCAATTTGGTCTTAGCAGTCACAGAAACGTGAGGACTCATGTCCACCTAAGACCTGATATCATCTGAGCATGTCTTTAGAGGAGTTTTTTCTTCACACTGTGAAGAAAGTGAGCATTTCTCAGACTAAAGCATTCCATTAGTTGAATTAAGTTGGTATTAACGCTTCCAAAATTATTTATCCTACATTTGTTGAACCTACTGCAAAACTGCTCAAATGATATGAACACACCCCTGTCCCATTCTTCCCAAGAGTCCAGTCCAGGATCAGGAAAATTCAATGACTTCATGTGGAGATGAAGTAAGCATCTTACCTTTCACACAACACGTCCGTATCGTTCACATTTGTCTGCATTAGCATTTGCTGTGTCAGTGTGTAATACCACAGCAGTGTTTGTAGCGCCCCCCACCTGTTGTGTATAGAAATGACCTGGCTGTCACTGGCATGTAGCTGCAGTTAGGCTGGCATGCTGCTCCTACCCTGGCTGTTTGATGCACTGCTATACAGCGTGTAGCCCCAGTATTTCTCAGAGTGACAAGAACCAGTGTCCTTTCCAGGTGTGTGAAGAGGAGGGGATGGAGAAGAGCGAGTCACAGGAGGCCCTGGCCCCCGGAAAGTTGGAGATCAACTTTGAGGAGCTTCTCAAACAGAAGGAGGCAGCAGAGAAGAAGCGCAAGGAAGAGGAACGCAGGATGAAGATGGAGCAGGAGAAACATGAGTATGAGCAGCTCCGGCAGGAGATGGGAGAGGTTAGTGAGCCGGCCGAGAGATTTTACTGAGTGTTCTATCAGAAACATCAGGGATCAGTTTTATCAATCAAATCTCAATCTCTTTTCCACTTAAGGATGCCATGCTGGACCCATGTCAGACTCTATAGGTCATATGGGTACAGGGATAAGGCATTTTCTTGCTACACTGCAGCCTTTTAAAATCTCGCCTTCTTCGCCTCAGGAGGAAATAAACGAAAGCTCTCTGGTGGTAAGCAGAGAGTACGAGGAGCTGAGCAAGCTGAAGAGGATCGGCACGATACATGCCAAAAATCTGAAGTCAAAGTTTGAGCAAATCAAGCAGCTCAGCGAGGAAGAGATCCAGAAGAAGATCGAGGAGGAAAGAGCGCGAAGAAAGGCCATCGACCTCGAAATCAAGGAACGGGAAGCAGAAAGATTCCAGGAGGTACGCCATCCAGCATGACGTTCTCAGGCCGGATGGCCACCACCTTGGTTCATGAGAACAATGGTGATGTATGCTGGGATTTTTAGAATTATAtaatgttagtttttttttttacaagccATACAGATCTAATGACCGGTAACTAGGTATCTCATGGGTTTTTGTAAAGTTCTAACAAAGTGAACATTCTGGACAGGCTACCCATTCCTGGCACTTACTCTCCAAGACTGTCTCAGGAGAGTGGAATCATCCTTgagtgggggggaaaaaagcaccAATAGCAGCGTTTGTCCAAAAGCAAAACAGACAGCCCAGTACAATAGATTCCCTCCTAATGGTGTGAAAGGGCAGGTCTTCTAGATCAAAGAACAAGCAAGCTATCCGAGAATCAGCAGTCTGGATAGCCTGGCTAATATACAAGTCTTTTTTGGGGGATCAGTGTGACGTGCAAACTGAGTTTCATCATAATTAATGCACAATTAATGGTGAGCAGTAAATTAAAGCTCACTTTATGGATGATTCACTTTGATTGTAGCCTCTGCTAAACATCACTGgacccttaaaaaaaaaaaaaaagctgaactCTTCTTGAACTAGCCAGCTCAGCCTTCTCTATCCCACCATATCTCAGGATGAGGAAGACAAGAAGGAGGTCTGCAAAGTGCAGCATGCCCCCTTCAGGCAGAAGGTGGACATGCAGGCACGGTTTGAGCAGATGGCGAAGGCCAGGGAGGAACAAGAGAGGAAGAGGATTGAGCAACAGAAGTTACAGAGGATGCAGTTTGAACAAGAAGAAATTGACGCAGCGCTACAGAAAGTAAATGCTCCGTCTGGCCATCTTTAGCATACTTACTAAGGAGAATTGAGCTTTCaaccatttttaattttacagaAACGCGaagatgaggaagaggaagaaggaAGCATCATCAACGGATCCACCACCTACGAAGATGAGGAGGACCATGCCAGGTCCGGGGCTCCTTGGTTCAAGAAATCCCTGAAGAACCAGTCGGTGGTAGACGGAGAGCCTGTGCGGTTCACGGTTAAGATAACCGGCGAGCCCAAACCAGAGGTGACGTGGTGGTTCGAGGGAGAGGTGCTGCAGGACTGTGAGGATTATCAGTACATCGAGCGGGGGCAGACACACTGCCTATACCTGCCGGAGACCTTCCCGGAGGACGAGGGCGAGTACATGTGCAAGGCTGTCAACAGTCGGGGTACTGCAGCCAGCACCTGCATTCTGATTGTGGAAAGTAAGTTCCGCCTCTTCTGACTGCATGCCCCAATGACATTTATCACCTGAATGTTTGTGGAATACATGCTCCTCCCCCCTGATCTGCATTATAACTTTgctcttcctccctctctcactgtgccccccccccctgccagctGAGGACTATTGATGCCCATCACTGGAATTCTCTCCCTTGCGTCTTGTTCTAAGTCATGGAGGGGCCAAAAACACAGAATAACCGACATTAGAAACCATAATTCTATCAGTAGGTACATAAATGGGGGGAAATACAGGCTCCACATTCTGGGTGCCAGTGTATCGGCCAACGATGTCGTCGGGGAACCTGCCGTCTAAGAACACCAGCATCAAAAGTGAACCAGACGGCCGGATGGGTACTGGGGAATCACTGACCAGTTGGAAGCATGCCTTCCTTCCAGTGACCTCTCCTCACTCCGTGTTCAGACTCCATCCACAAGTTAAATACTAGTCAAATGTGTTGCTATCACTTGTAAGTATTGGGGGAAACGGTTGTTTTTATAGGATTGTTGCTTGGTATACATAGTGTTGAGTTAGTTCTCAGTTGCTGCCTACAGTGATCCCTTGGAACACATGAAGTGGACAGAGCAGTGAGCAGAGGCACCGTCTTGCTGCCGCTCTTCCAGCATGTGGCGCTATGAGAACATTGTTTTTAAACAGGCTGaccatttcaaataaaatgaatgtgaAAGAGAGTCTCTGCTTCTCTCATGGGATTTACCAACTAGACCGCAGCCCACCCACCCACCACAGAGGGCTTATGTACCAAGGTGCGTCATGTAAAGGGGGAAAGTCAACAGGGTGAGTCAGGGCCACGCAGTTCCAACACGACAGAGGGGTCCTGCTCACCGCCTCGCTAGTGAGGGTGCAGCTAGGCAGAGTGTCCACAGGTTTGACATCAACGGCATCTGGACATCTTAGCAAAGGAAGGTCTTTCCAAGGCCCAGATTTGTCATCATTACAAGTTTATTTTGAACAAGTGAACAATGGTGAACAGTCAGGTCTAACATGGCAGTACAGGGGTAACACAGCAGAAGGTCATGATTTACCTCTAAGGTATGTTCCCTTTTCCATAATGCTCACTTAAGCTTCAGATTCTCTTCTTTAAAAGACCCCCCACGAATTCTCTGTTGAGAACTTTACTCAGAAGGAAACAGCATCTCTCACTGCATGCACACGAGACATGCAGCCAGACATTGGGCAACAGTTCACTTGCAAGGTCATACTTCAAGAGACAGACAACATACTATCCAAATTACTACCAAAAACCTGTCACTAAGTCAAAAACAAGGATTTAGACATGGAACTCCGACTTCAGGGTTTCATACAACTGCTTATCTGAAGAAAATAATCTACATGTTCTAGCAGTTTTATAATAGACACCTATCATTTTATGGCATGGTACAGTTATTTGGGAGAAAAAGCAGGCATCAATTCAGATGTTACAAATATCACAGTCCCTAAACTTACAGCAAAGACATTTTGCAGTCATGACAATTCCTCAAATTTACCTTATACGGGAGCCCTTGAAGGGTCTATGTTCACCAGGACAGACTCAAAGGATTCCTCCTTAGGGACAACCTATCTCAGGGCCTGATTCTATGAACTATGCTTGCAGCATCTTCAACACTGTGTGTGAAAATGAAGGCAGCATTTTTAAATGGCACTACAACACGGGCATCACAGGATTAACACCAGGCATTGACATGATCACTGTGCTCTGCTTTAAATGTTCATCGTCCTGTCTGGCTGACATCTGAAAGCATGTGACTGCATGCAATTCTCAAGTGACATAAGACAAGAAATACCTACAAGTCTATGCATCATGGTCACACAGGGAGGATTGAAAATAAAGAGACTTACCGGGACACTAATGTACATAATACATAAAATGCACTGAGAAAACTGACCTATGTTACAGTGACAGAGGAAACAGAGCAGACATGGTCTGAACGCCTCACTGTCTGCAAGATCCCTTTCATCTGGTACAGTATTAAACGCCATGCATCTTGACAGCTTAGGTTTCATAAACACAAAGGCCGTTCTTATGCATTTCGCATCTGACAAGCAATTTAAAACTCTGAACGTTTTAAGGCATCActgctataaaaaaaaaaatactcgtCTCAAAGGGTCTACATTATCTACAAATGCAAGTCAAAACAGATCCATCACTCACAGATCAAAAACACTGGTGTCCTTAGGTCATGCTTACCTGTATTACTGCAGCAGAACCTAAGGTGAAAGATCTGGGTCACACTGCAAAGATTAAATATTGCACTGTTTGCCATCAGTAAAAATT is a window from the Paramormyrops kingsleyae isolate MSU_618 chromosome 21, PKINGS_0.4, whole genome shotgun sequence genome containing:
- the nexn gene encoding nexilin isoform X1 — protein: MSVISSPPVPTECQSAAAMTDVAQKQEKLLSTCKPVQRSYVPKLGKGEVKDKFEAMQKAREERGKRKNQEERQRRREQYVREKEWSRRKQQMKELLASSDEEEEAKPAKQEKSYVPKITGSVKGKFAEMEKQRQEEERKKAEEERQRRITQDTLEKTKIQRELAKKAEEEGDSSLLVKVVPNKPSKAPGKIKVNFEELGKAREEEEKKKSEEEKQQRYEKHRRSFREAKRCSQHPEDENEPKPTEKEQMTPGKLKMTFEELERERQEQQRQLAEEEARRRLEEERRAFEEARLQMETGSEELNPLSTKEEIRPGKLKLSFEELEKQRLEGALKRVEEEARKRIEEEKAAFAEARKSMVLDDDGDILAAMLSAENAKPGKLAISFEDLERQRQEEEHRKAEEEARRRLDEEKRLFAEARRNMSPVQDQENSMTSCGDEVCEEEGMEKSESQEALAPGKLEINFEELLKQKEAAEKKRKEEERRMKMEQEKHEYEQLRQEMGEEEINESSLVVSREYEELSKLKRIGTIHAKNLKSKFEQIKQLSEEEIQKKIEEERARRKAIDLEIKEREAERFQEDEEDKKEVCKVQHAPFRQKVDMQARFEQMAKAREEQERKRIEQQKLQRMQFEQEEIDAALQKKREDEEEEEGSIINGSTTYEDEEDHARSGAPWFKKSLKNQSVVDGEPVRFTVKITGEPKPEVTWWFEGEVLQDCEDYQYIERGQTHCLYLPETFPEDEGEYMCKAVNSRGTAASTCILIVETEDY
- the nexn gene encoding nexilin isoform X2 encodes the protein MSVISSPPVPTECQSAAAMTDVAQKQEKLLSTCKPVQRSYVPKLGKGEVKDKFEAMQKAREERGKRKNQEERQRRREQYVREKEWSRRKQQMKELLASSDEEEEAKPAKQEKSYVPKITGSVKGKFAEMEKQRQEEERKKAEEERQRRITQDTLEKTKIQRELAKKAEEEGDSSLLVKVVPNKPSKAPGKIKVNFEELGKAREEEEKKKSEEEKQQRYEKHRRSFREAKRCSQHPEDENEPKPTEKEQMTPGKLKMTFEELERERQEQQRQLAEEEARRRLEEERRAFEEARLQMETGSEELNPLSTKEEIRPGKLKLSFEELEKQRLEGALKRVEEEARKRIEEEKAAFAEARKSMVLDDDGDILAAMLSAENAKPGKLAISFEDLERQRQEEEHRKAEEEARRRLDEEKRLFAEARRNMVCEEEGMEKSESQEALAPGKLEINFEELLKQKEAAEKKRKEEERRMKMEQEKHEYEQLRQEMGEEEINESSLVVSREYEELSKLKRIGTIHAKNLKSKFEQIKQLSEEEIQKKIEEERARRKAIDLEIKEREAERFQEDEEDKKEVCKVQHAPFRQKVDMQARFEQMAKAREEQERKRIEQQKLQRMQFEQEEIDAALQKKREDEEEEEGSIINGSTTYEDEEDHARSGAPWFKKSLKNQSVVDGEPVRFTVKITGEPKPEVTWWFEGEVLQDCEDYQYIERGQTHCLYLPETFPEDEGEYMCKAVNSRGTAASTCILIVETEDY
- the nexn gene encoding nexilin isoform X3, with amino-acid sequence MSVISSPPVPTECQSAAAMTDVAQKQEMKELLASSDEEEEAKPAKQEKSYVPKITGSVKGKFAEMEKQRQEEERKKAEEERQRRITQDTLEKTKIQRELAKKAEEEGDSSLLVKVVPNKPSKAPGKIKVNFEELGKAREEEEKKKSEEEKQQRYEKHRRSFREAKRCSQHPEDENEPKPTEKEQMTPGKLKMTFEELERERQEQQRQLAEEEARRRLEEERRAFEEARLQMETGSEELNPLSTKEEIRPGKLKLSFEELEKQRLEGALKRVEEEARKRIEEEKAAFAEARKSMVLDDDGDILAAMLSAENAKPGKLAISFEDLERQRQEEEHRKAEEEARRRLDEEKRLFAEARRNMSPVQDQENSMTSCGDEVCEEEGMEKSESQEALAPGKLEINFEELLKQKEAAEKKRKEEERRMKMEQEKHEYEQLRQEMGEEEINESSLVVSREYEELSKLKRIGTIHAKNLKSKFEQIKQLSEEEIQKKIEEERARRKAIDLEIKEREAERFQEDEEDKKEVCKVQHAPFRQKVDMQARFEQMAKAREEQERKRIEQQKLQRMQFEQEEIDAALQKKREDEEEEEGSIINGSTTYEDEEDHARSGAPWFKKSLKNQSVVDGEPVRFTVKITGEPKPEVTWWFEGEVLQDCEDYQYIERGQTHCLYLPETFPEDEGEYMCKAVNSRGTAASTCILIVETEDY
- the nexn gene encoding nexilin isoform X4, which encodes MSVISSPPVPTECQSAAAMTDVAQKQEMKELLASSDEEEEAKPAKQEKSYVPKITGSVKGKFAEMEKQRQEEERKKAEEERQRRITQDTLEKTKIQRELAKKAEEEGDSSLLVKVVPNKPSKAPGKIKVNFEELGKAREEEEKKKSEEEKQQRYEKHRRSFREAKRCSQHPEDENEPKPTEKEQMTPGKLKMTFEELERERQEQQRQLAEEEARRRLEEERRAFEEARLQMETGSEELNPLSTKEEIRPGKLKLSFEELEKQRLEGALKRVEEEARKRIEEEKAAFAEARKSMVLDDDGDILAAMLSAENAKPGKLAISFEDLERQRQEEEHRKAEEEARRRLDEEKRLFAEARRNMVCEEEGMEKSESQEALAPGKLEINFEELLKQKEAAEKKRKEEERRMKMEQEKHEYEQLRQEMGEEEINESSLVVSREYEELSKLKRIGTIHAKNLKSKFEQIKQLSEEEIQKKIEEERARRKAIDLEIKEREAERFQEDEEDKKEVCKVQHAPFRQKVDMQARFEQMAKAREEQERKRIEQQKLQRMQFEQEEIDAALQKKREDEEEEEGSIINGSTTYEDEEDHARSGAPWFKKSLKNQSVVDGEPVRFTVKITGEPKPEVTWWFEGEVLQDCEDYQYIERGQTHCLYLPETFPEDEGEYMCKAVNSRGTAASTCILIVETEDY